TTCCCCCAACAATTCGCTGGTTGATATTTCCATATCGgtgattatgtattttggtctaaaatgggatctTCTAAAAACTTGAATGGTCTATTATGGGGTATTGCCTTtcggtcaaaatgggtctaaaatggggtccggCGTTGGCAGCATTGGCCGCACGCTCCTATCTAcagacctggccagtggtacCCCGGGGACCCAACGTTACCGTACATAGTAGACACCGCGCGCGAGGTTGACATGGACAACCTACGTTGCAGTGATGATAACTTGGTATGgcgaacagaaaaaaaagagggGATCAAGATGGCCATAAGCCTTTCGTAGATACATGATAGATATCGGCCATTCCGGCAAACACGACGCATTGTTGTTCGCAGCTAGACTAGCAGGCAACTGTACCACTAAGTTCTGCGTCCTATTGATGTCTTTTACATTCCAAATTTGACTTTTAGCCTATAATTTCAATTCActccattttttttactctttAGACACAAACTAGCTTCATAAAATACTGACGGCCTTTTCGGGGTATACTGAAACCAAAACCCCGACATTTAATTTTGGACCCCCATGATGATGTCGGTTCCAAGTTAATGATGACATTTGAAACcatttgttttataattttacaTGCCAGTAGTATATAATAccttaaaaaaaatacaataaataaactAAAAGATCGAGATACCCAAATTTAGCCAAAAGTGATGCTGGTGACTCTAGACACCATTTTTTCATGACACTGCCTTTTCTATGCATGTATTTCTAAACTGTCGGTAGATATGTTTTATGCATGCAGCAGTTTACActaatagtattttatttatttatttatttattgcatcccttttgtatcagggactcactaagattgttaggagcagcagaaacaaaaattaaaggtgattcaaaatactccataccacaaccttgaaaaatgttctttatacGTCTCATAACCAGTAAATACACTATTAAAAAGGTGAGTGAAAACATATACaggaacaaacaaaacaaaacaatccTTTCATTAAGATCTGTCATTGTGTAGAATGGCTTTCACATGTAGTAAAAAAAGTGTTCAAGTGTCTCAGCATCTTTCCGCAACAAGGACAAGTACAATCATCATTAATTTTCCcattttctcttttcatatGCAAGACTGAGAGAATATGATTTCcgtttacattttaattatgaCCCTTTAAAAATAGTAAATGATTTAAGATACTATTCTGGTTCTGAAGTtgttttttgtcatgtttttttttttcatatgagCTCATCCTTTTTTATATGGTATGTTTGATTTCAATCTCTGAAAGAGTTTGAATTTGGTCTTTATCAATATTAAGGTCTattaatacattatttacagtttaCGGCCAATTCCAGGACATTTTTGTCATATTCAGATTGTTCACTATTACAGTAACAGTATGTACATAgacttggtggagggtctatggccaTATTGTATGTGTTCTATGATTCTTGCCGCCCGATAATAGAGTGTGCCCTCTACGTAGAGAATGGCGCAACGTTTATGTGGTATTTCTAGTACATAATTAAAACGATAAAAGTCAACATCGGTCGAAAACACCGAGACGGGGAATTTTTAATTCTAAAAATttcgaaaaaaataattgtatttattcTTTATACTATAAAAGACATTGTCAATCGCGAATTTTCTACTTTtcttgtaattttattttgatgaacAATTTGCGAATACCGTGCTGTGTTTAATCGTGTAGCCGCAGCAGCTAGCAGTGCTATTTATTACTTCCCGGTTGCTTCGGCTTTTAAACAGTGTCAGCGTACCATTGATCTTCGACTATTTCGCACGTAATCTGGTAGGTGGTCAACTCTTTACTCTAACGttttaaaagttaattttgttttcaaacgTGAATATGTTATGAAGGTTTACTTCACTACCAATCACGGGGCCACAATAGATCAAtagatactacatgtacatgtaatgatatgaCGCTCTCGATCTTGTGTAGTCCTTCATATGTTGACGATGTAACAGTAAAGCCCTACGGAATCTGACATTGTCCACAAGgaaagggacaatgtcagaGTCGAGTCCCGTACTTCGTCAGCAAGCAGGACTATCGCTGTTGACGTCCGTTGCATACGTTCAGACGAGCAATGTCCAGATGTAGAAATGTACATATGAAAGAGGGTATTCCCCAGCACATCCGGTTTGTGACGAAGATAAaatcatggtacatgtacttgtagaaTAAACTGAACACAGACCCTACACCAAATTACGTGTAGGATCTATGGTATAATCagggtacatgtacttgtaatatACACTGAACATAAACCCTAcaccaaattacatgtacatgtaggatcTATGGTATAAtctatacttccatgataaAACTGTGACCATGGCGTCTAGATCCTTGGAGAAAAGTCAGCAGCGTGATGAGAACTGTCATATAGAATATTTAGAAAAGGTCAGCTTCCCTACTTGTAACACATCGAAGGTCACATAAGGTACTACTTCAgacttgtatgtacatgtattatgtgtacatgtatagctacTATAGAATAAACCCATCCACCAACCAAATATGTATAGTCTGAGATCCCATTCGATCCATTTCTTGTATAATACTAGTGACAATCCAGGTTTTGGCTTAGACAGACActtaaaactgttgttgcaacTAGTCATTGAATAGATGTTGgctaactcccccccccccccaaccccccgaGAGGGATGACATGATgaacctcatagtgtatacatccATAGCTAGGTTAGATTATACTCACAGTGTTATGGTGTGTCTaatgacttccatgatcttaCAGTGTACTTTTTGGGGACTTTCAGTTTTTacattatcttgattacagggtgattatatcgcCAGGGAGACACCACTATCATTCACTTGTATGATCTACTATGTCAAGCAACAACAATACATAAAATACAATCAATGTATTCCCTTTTgcagtacatatatacatgtacatgtaaacttcTTTCAGCTCATTTACAGTAGTACAAGTAGCTGAGACAATTAATGTTTTAGTCAAAATAAATTAGCATaactagatgtacatgtaagctgAAATTGCTTCCTCAGTTTAGTTTCTCAATATTAGGCTGACGGGTGTAACAGGAGCCCTGATATTAGTAAACCAACAAAGTATTCCCAGGGTAACTTTGTTTTCATTACTTTGATAGttaatgtaattttgatgttttaCAGATCTGATggtccatacatgtacatgtacactgtaggaAATGTTAGAGGACTGTAAAAATTgaagttgtacatttgtaaagttGTGTCAGTGTGTATCATATACAGAGATGGATTGTATAGAGACAAGGCAATGTAATATGGAGGATTTAGACTCTGCCATGGGACGTATGTATCTTAATAATAACACTCAGTTGATGATGGTGGATGGGGATGTCAAAGAAGAAAGTATGGAAACAGCTGATAATGATATGAATTGTGAAGCAACTCGTTTATCCACATTTAGAAACTGGCCACATTATGCGCCTGTCATGCCAGCAGCTTTGGCCAGAGCTGGATTCTTTTTTACTAATAGTAAAGACATTGTAGAATGTTTCTCTTGTAAGGGAAGAATACAGGACTGGGAGCACGGTGACACTGCTATGGGAGAACATAAAAAACTCTTCCCTGCCTGTCCATTTGTGCAAGGTCAGGATTCAAGGAATAAACCATTGTTGGCCAAAAGACAGGATGCTATGCCTCAACCAAGTCCTAGACAACGTATTCTATTAAGTCCTAATCAGATGGAGTCTGGTACTGAGTGTGCACAACAACAACTCGCCAATGTACTTGAACAAGAACTTAAAATTAAGGACAAAAAACAAGAAGTAGAAGCAGCAGCAAATGCTCAGTTAGAGGAAGCAAATAGAACATTACAACGAGAAGAAAAAAGACTTCTAACATTTGTTAATTGGCCAAGAAATTCAGCAGTGCAGCCTGAAGACCTAGCTAAAGCTGGCTTCTATTATGTTGGATATGGTGACACAGTTCAGTGCTTTGCTTGTTTTGGTACTTTGAAGAACTGGAAAGAAACAGATGTTCCAATGACAGAACATCGAAGCCATTTCCCATCATGCCATTTTGTGTTAGGGATTAACTGTGGAAATCGTCCAATCAGATTGGACCGTGATGAAGAAATGAATTTAAAACTACCAGTTAGAGTATCAGAGGGGGTGGGTCCAGAAGATGTAAGAGCTAGTGAAGCTGTTAATCatcagcagcaacaacaacaacaacaacaacaacaacaacaacaacaccataaGCAGCAACAGCAAACAGCAAGTATCTGCAATGTTAATGCTGTCAAACCATGTGTTCATCCAGAGTACAAAGAATTAAAGAGAAGACTAAGTACATATCATAACTGGCCTGAAACTGCCAATGTAACACCAGATGAACTAGCACAAGCAGGATTCTATTATACAGGTATGTACTTTTAAATATTATTCtcagccatggaaaatatgagtgaacAAGCTGAGGGGCtatgtcactacaagtcactagatgagtagtgacataGCCTccttaggtcatgaatattttccagctgaatgaagaaaaatatcagggaataaaataatacacctcctcaagcataatttatgtaaggtctgggaaaataatggcaatttataatgttttgactcatttatcAAGCAAAATAAAACCAGTGACACAGACATGGGTTATcttgacgtagaacgaccaaggtatacaaaatgtacatgtacacatgtatgatCCATGTTTTCTGTTTGAGGACAATAACCTGGCTTGAGTATACTGTGTGGTATAATagcacagtacatgtacaatgtacacacacacacacacacacacatacatacatacatacatacatacatacatacatacatacatacatacatacatgtagttgtcatCAAATATAATACCAGGTGGATTAACACAAGCCGGCTTTCATAGTACAACACCAGGTGAACTAACACTTTATTGTACAACACCTGGTGAACTAACACTTCATTGTACAACACCAGGTGAACTAACACTTTATTGTACAACACCTGGTGAACTAACACTTCATTGTACAACACCAGGTGAACTAACACTTCATAGTACAACACCAGGTGAACTAACACTTTATTGTACAACACCTGGTGAACTAACACTTCATTGTACAACACTAGGTGAACTAACACTTCATTGTACAACACTAGGTGAACTAACACTTCATTGTACAACACTAGGTGAACTAACACTTCATTGTACAACACTAGGTGAACTAACACTTCATTGTACAACACTAGGTGAACTAACACTTCATTGTACAACACCAGGTGAACTAACACTTCATTGTACAACACTAGGTGAACTAACACAAGCCggctatatatatgtattgtacagTAGTTGTCATCACATTCAGTccgtactacattgtacatataactTCTTTCtaattgtataatttcaatttattttgggAAATACACTTTGATGTCTACATTGACTTGATAAGGAATTCTAATGTGGTAATTCAATATAGTTTGTAAGCTGAGTATcttgtgatacatgtatatctatttaTGTCAGTGTGTAAAATTAATggcatatttacatgtacactgtatgaaTTGCactggtacaatgtacatgtatccagAATTAACAAATCATCATATTATAACTTAATTACAATACACATAAAGTGTAggttaccatacatgtacatttacgaTGTCTGTGTGTGCCACTCCAAGCAGTGTACTTAGAATGTCTGGCCACAGTCTATGtttatacaaaataacatttctgtaagtgttaatatttatataaattaatgatGACTTGCCATGTTCATTCTAGAGTGCAGCATCGTGGGATAAGCACATATTTTCTATAAAAGGCTCCAATAAATCTGATGAATGAGCCCACAGGGCCACGTTGAAAAATGGTCTACAATGTCTGCATTCCTACCTTTTACATTCCATTTCCCTAGAcgagtcaaagctattaattgaactatcaagatcagtaaGCCTGATGACAAGGTTTCATGATGAGATAAAcgccataaagataacacacaaatataacttacatgtacatgtacactgtgtgGGCTCTTTATTGTGTGGTTCTAATtgcactcaattttagaataggtggggtaggtagattttttatttcattttatttttttttttctgtgtgagtgtctacaTGAAGTTCAAGGTTTCCATTGGTTTCCAAATGGTCTCAtgtgttgttttatttcttgatatcagatgtacagccattacagattggaagaacagttttatttggtctttttaaattgatgttggtttcactatttcttgtgagacttcacaactTTTTAGCGATAATactaatttttttctcaaatatatgtataaataaaaaagtttagggttggcagtgaaaagctacaTTGTAGGTGGGGTCAGGTTACCGGCaccaaacaattatatttttaggcctaattaaAAGTTAACATTTTTGTCTCCTCAGTTGAAAGGTACAGGACTAAATGTATTGACAAATAACATGtagtaatgtacaatgtacaatgtaatttgttttccatacatgtacatgtaggtcaatTTGAAAAAAGAAGTTGACAATACAGGCGAATGTTTTACAGTAAgaaatgtatataatgtatatacatgtacaatgtaaacacatTGTTTGTTTAGCAGCACTCACAATATGTGTCAATATCAATATAATAACACTTGTCATTATTTTCTACATATTTTCCTAACTTCACTTGGTTagcacagatacatgtatttgtctaaTGATATTAAATCCCAATATTTCTCCATTCAGCTGAAAATACTCACATGGGAAGGGTTTTGTGAATAACTTTTGTATTCTTAGTGACAAGGCTTCATCACTTGCATTTTCCAtgattaatgaaaaaaaattttaaatggagaaaaatattgggggaataaTATTGTCtcataattaaaaaaatgtgtaactATGCAGGTGTGGAAACCCATgacaatatgtaataaactatGCAGGTGTGGAAACCCATGacaatatgtaatacatgtaaactttatatgtttatgtcatgttaatgtacataatattaGCATTCAATTCACAGACAAAATACTATCAAGTCATGCTAAAAACAGATATGAAAACAACCACTGAAggatgaaatatacaaatgtacatcaatgTTGACCCTAGGGTTGAAAGGTCAAAGTGCAAATTACCAACTGATAATTAAACTTGTTTAGTAGTATTGGGaaatttctttgatttttgCCTTTTCAGCTACTTGCCATTTTGAGTGTCACAAACTCTATCATTTAAGTTGAAACTA
This Glandiceps talaboti chromosome 13, keGlaTala1.1, whole genome shotgun sequence DNA region includes the following protein-coding sequences:
- the LOC144444182 gene encoding putative inhibitor of apoptosis, with amino-acid sequence MDCIETRQCNMEDLDSAMGRMYLNNNTQLMMVDGDVKEESMETADNDMNCEATRLSTFRNWPHYAPVMPAALARAGFFFTNSKDIVECFSCKGRIQDWEHGDTAMGEHKKLFPACPFVQGQDSRNKPLLAKRQDAMPQPSPRQRILLSPNQMESGTECAQQQLANVLEQELKIKDKKQEVEAAANAQLEEANRTLQREEKRLLTFVNWPRNSAVQPEDLAKAGFYYVGYGDTVQCFACFGTLKNWKETDVPMTEHRSHFPSCHFVLGINCGNRPIRLDRDEEMNLKLPVRVSEGVGPEDVRASEAVNHQQQQQQQQQQQQQQHHKQQQQTASICNVNAVKPCVHPEYKELKRRLSTYHNWPETANVTPDELAQAGFYYTGIGDNCKCFYCDGGLRNWEPTDEPWMEHARWFPKCPYVLKRRGQEYVEFVNSACGEYTPSSEDLTSCEQMQHGDICELPPGSDVKVPGAMGYEDKGKLDKHEATLEAVMRSDPVIAILDMGYNRNTVQKALDERLQGNTVFPTAHEVLLAVWDYEKQVQEERDRSDNYSGINIAEYQRPESGGTASIQPVENFTNDSQHDDLQMGCPTSYQSEDIPSESERTLEELKEEKKCKICMDRDKCILFQPCGHLSVCDVCSQKLKKCPICRKGIRSAIRAYLS